The following are encoded in a window of Dysidea avara chromosome 4, odDysAvar1.4, whole genome shotgun sequence genomic DNA:
- the LOC136252656 gene encoding actin-related protein 2/3 complex subunit 4: MSTTLKPYLNAVRASLTAAMCLENFESQVVERHNKPEVEVKSSKELVLTPLMVSRNEKEKVMIEGSINSIRVSIAIKQADEIEKILCKKFMRFMMQRAEHFFILRRKPVEGYDISFLITNFHTEQMYKHKLVDFVIQFMEDIDKEISEMKITLNARARIVAEEFLKHF; encoded by the exons ATG tcGACGACGCTTAAACCTTATCTCAACGCGGTACGTGCGTCATTGACAGCGGCCATGTGTCTGGAGAACTTCGAGTCTCAAGTGGTCGAGCGACACAACAAACCCGAGGTGGAAGTTAA GAGTAGCAAAGAACTTGTGTTGACACCGTTAATGGTTAGTCGTAATGAGAAGGAGAAGGTTATGATTGAAGGATCCATCAACTCCATTAGAGTTAGTATAGCCATCAAACAG GCCGATGAGATTGAGAAAATATTATGTAAGAAGTTCATGAGGTTTATGATGCAGAGAGCTGAACACTTCTTTATTCTCAGGAGGAAACCGGTTGAG GGCTACGACATCAGCTTCCTGATCACAAACTTCCATACTGAACAAATGTACAAGCACAAACTGGTGGACTTTGTTATTCAG TTTATGGAAGACATTGACAAAGAGATCAGTGAGATGAAGATTACATTGAATGCTAGAGCTCGTATTGTAGCCGAGGAATTTCTTAAACAT TTTTGA